From Kineosporia succinea, the proteins below share one genomic window:
- a CDS encoding GntR family transcriptional regulator, with protein MPGQADNRAPYAKIAAHYMELISSGALQPGTLLPSIKALSEEWKVSTTTAEKALRKLRDEGLVRGIHGIGTEVLDQPAPMSSGAQRQDRGRRTGSSWGSGERSDSHAADVVPAPVDVAQALDIQPGAEVVRRSRVYRDRHGIVAQSTSWIPMRFGKLIPQLLSSERLTGGTSLQLIAKVTGNPISHRIDTASAHLLTTETALLLELDPDNPPSDPVVVMTAKFVDSEGEIVEYGVDLGGPGRTWRTESEVSP; from the coding sequence ATGCCAGGTCAGGCCGACAATCGGGCGCCATACGCGAAGATTGCCGCGCACTACATGGAGCTCATCTCATCTGGCGCTTTGCAGCCGGGGACCTTGCTGCCGAGCATCAAGGCGCTCTCGGAGGAGTGGAAAGTCAGCACGACCACGGCAGAGAAGGCTCTCCGCAAGCTGCGGGACGAAGGGCTTGTCCGTGGGATTCACGGCATCGGCACTGAGGTGCTCGATCAGCCGGCGCCGATGTCATCGGGTGCTCAGCGGCAGGATCGCGGGCGGCGCACTGGTTCTAGTTGGGGATCTGGTGAGCGATCTGACTCGCACGCGGCGGACGTAGTGCCGGCGCCTGTCGATGTGGCCCAGGCCCTTGATATCCAGCCCGGAGCCGAAGTTGTCCGTCGGAGCCGGGTGTACCGAGACCGGCATGGCATTGTGGCTCAAAGTACGTCGTGGATTCCGATGCGTTTCGGAAAGCTCATTCCGCAGCTGCTATCCAGTGAGCGACTGACAGGCGGAACGTCGTTGCAGCTCATTGCGAAAGTGACGGGAAACCCAATCAGTCATCGAATTGACACCGCGTCAGCGCACCTGTTGACGACGGAAACTGCTCTCCTGTTAGAGCTGGACCCGGACAATCCACCATCGGATCCCGTAGTAGTGATGACTGCAAAGTTTGTGGACAGTGAAGGCGAAATTGTGGAGTACGGTGTCGATCTCGGTGGGCCGGGACGGACATGGCGCACGGAGTCAGAGGTATCGCCGTGA
- a CDS encoding AAA family ATPase yields MTGGDVKLPQSPFCVLMVGLPGSGKTTLARALTDRGYERISPDEEMFRRHGVYGVDFPRGIFPTLEKPVLEETRVVLADLLRSGKNVVVDHGFWTPEDRALWRETAEGAGARTALVYLEATHEELWERIEKRNKYHENDPNSIYFAESDLKRYRARFIPPQADEPHLLYDGDADIVRVWEESEARPSE; encoded by the coding sequence GTGACCGGTGGTGATGTAAAGCTGCCCCAATCACCGTTCTGCGTTCTGATGGTAGGACTCCCCGGCTCGGGAAAAACTACTCTCGCGCGTGCACTTACCGATCGAGGGTATGAGCGCATTTCTCCTGATGAAGAAATGTTTCGCAGGCATGGTGTCTATGGAGTGGATTTTCCGCGAGGTATATTTCCAACTTTGGAAAAGCCGGTGCTGGAAGAGACTCGTGTAGTCCTCGCAGATCTTCTGCGATCTGGAAAAAACGTGGTTGTAGATCACGGATTCTGGACTCCGGAAGACCGAGCGCTTTGGCGTGAAACGGCGGAGGGGGCAGGCGCCAGAACAGCTCTGGTGTATCTCGAAGCCACCCATGAGGAGTTGTGGGAGCGAATCGAGAAGCGCAACAAGTATCACGAGAATGATCCGAACTCGATCTATTTTGCCGAGAGTGATTTGAAGCGCTATCGAGCCCGCTTCATCCCTCCTCAGGCTGACGAGCCGCATCTGTTGTACGACGGTGATGCCGACATCGTGCGGGTGTGGGAGGAGTCTGAGGCGCGACCGTCGGAGTAG